Proteins encoded together in one Fibrobacter sp. window:
- a CDS encoding DUF2281 domain-containing protein, with translation MSTDVLGYISVRKEATLSYDSIVAEIKALPTEARWNLLMMLVSSLQPSEKVTPRKEIVKRKLGGHEAGFSMAPDFDETPDCFKEYL, from the coding sequence ATGAGTACAGATGTTTTAGGCTATATTTCCGTTAGAAAGGAGGCTACCTTGTCTTACGATTCTATTGTTGCGGAAATAAAGGCTTTGCCTACTGAAGCTCGCTGGAACTTGCTGATGATGCTGGTTTCGTCGTTACAGCCTTCCGAGAAAGTTACCCCAAGAAAAGAAATTGTAAAGCGTAAGCTTGGTGGCCATGAGGCTGGTTTCTCGATGGCTCCCGATTTTGACGAGACGCCAGACTGCTTCAAGGAGTATTTGTGA